The following are encoded in a window of Harmonia axyridis chromosome 7, icHarAxyr1.1, whole genome shotgun sequence genomic DNA:
- the LOC123685125 gene encoding mitochondrial import inner membrane translocase subunit Tim9, producing the protein MSVPLPTGSGFENVDPEQIKTFKDFLISYNKLSELCFNDCISDFTSRNIRNKEDRCALNCLEKFLKVNQRISQRFQEFQMLANENAMAAAQKLGQMT; encoded by the exons ATGAGTGTTCCATTACCAACTGGtagtggatttgaaaatgttgaccCCGAACAAATTAAAACG tTTAAGGATTTCCTAATATCTTACAACAAATTATCAGAACTTTGTTTTAATGACTGTATATCAGATTTTACCAGTAGAAATATAAGAAATAAGGAA GATAGGTGTGCACTTAattgtttagaaaaatttttgaaagttaATCAAAGGATTTCACAAAGATTCCAGGAATTCCAAATGTTAGCGAATGAAAATGCCATGGCAGCAGCACAAAAACTTGGGCAAATGACATGA